Below is a window of Paraburkholderia kururiensis DNA.
CCACTTCCGAAATGAGGTCCACATAGCGATGGTTCCAGCGGATGTCTCGGGCGTCCCAGGCATGACGCGCCTGCATGGTCTGCGAAGTGGACTCGTCCGAACCTTCGATCATGATGAGCAGCGACGCGTTCTGACGCACGAGCGATTCGACCGTTTCGCCGTAGAGAGGGCTCGTTTCGTCGATCACGTGCATGAGGTTCCAGCCCAGCAGGAAGATGGGATGCTGGTCGCGGATCAGCTTCAGATCGTAGATACGCTGCAGCGTATAGCCCTCCGGCATGGTTTCGCGGCGCAGGAGACGCAGCTTCGCGCTGGCTTCCGCGATCACGTTCTGGCGCGCGTTGGCGGCGCGCACCATGAGCGTGGTGCGGCCCTCCAGTTCACGCACGATGGCGTAGCGCGTGAACATGATCTTCGCGCGCGGCCGCGAGAAGCGCGCGAACACGAGCCCCGTGGCGAGCGCGATGCCCGACATGCCGCAGAAGATTTCGAGCGTGGCAACGAGATGCGCGTAGACCGTCGACGGATGCATGTCGCCGTAACCCACGGTGGCGAGCGTCTCCACGCTGAAGAAGAACGCACCGGCGAAGCCGGCAGGATTCTGGTTCGCAATGCCCGGACCGTTCAGTTCATAGAGCACCGCGAAGCCGGTGTTGAGCAGCAGAAAAAATGCCGCGAGCGCGCCGAAGAACATCGGCCAACTCACGGTGAGCGCACGGTGATAGAAGTCCTGCCAGAAAGGCAGCGGCAGGCCGTGCGCAATGACCACGCGCGAACCGAACGCGACACGCCGGCCGTCGCGCCAGCGCTTCGCGCGGCGCTCGTTTGCGTCGTCGCCGCTGTCCTTGCCGGGCTTCACGGGGCAGGGTTCGTTGTCTGAATCACTGCGGGCTTCGCCGCACGTGTCGTCTGCCATTGCGTTCCCTGAGCGATGAAAACGCGGACGAGCGTAGCACGGCGGCGGCACGCGGTGCCCTCATCGTGAGTGCGCGGCGCGCGGTTCAGCGGCCCCGCGGTTCCAGGGCACAGCGTTGGCGAACCATCACGGCATCAGGGAAACACGCGCGGCTTCGGAATGCCCGCGCCGTGCTCGATGTCGGCCACGGCCTGGCGATGCGCCAATTCGATCGCTTCGCCTGCGTCGGCATAGCCGTTGTCGCCGCCCACCGTGGTCCACGGCTGCACGGCTTTGTCCTGATGCCGGATTTCGTACTCCGCGTCCCAGCGCGCACCTTGCAGCTCGATGGGACGGACGTGGATGGCGTAGACGCCATAGAGAAAGAGCTGATCGGCCATGGTCGCCTCCAGCGGTTGAGTGCCAGCCTTGGGTCGCCTGAGCGGCGGGCCCGGGTCGGGCGCCTGAGTTGGCGCCCACGAGCGGCCCTACAGTTCGAGCTCGCCGAGAATGCGATGCGCGAGCGCCTTGGCTTCTTCCAGCGCTTCAGTGGCCGTGGCCGACGTGGCCTCGACTTCGTAGAGCACGTTTTCCGGTTCCTCGCCGTCGTCGCGCGCGAGCGAGACCACGCCCTGATAGTGCCCGCTGTTCGCCGGACGGACGGTGGCCGTGGCCGTGTAGATCCCTTTGGTGTAGGTGACGTCTTCCATGATGCGGCTCCAGCTGGAAGGAACTTTTATCCTAGCACGCCGATTCGAGGCTTACCGCCAGCGCGCACGCATGGCGAAGGCCTCGCAGGCGGCGTGCCTGGAACCCTTCCTGACGCCTTGCCGCAGCGACGGTTTCAGCGCTCCAGCAGCGACACCACTTCGTCCAGCGACGGCGAATGCGCGCCCTTGTGCCGGCACGCGGCCGCGCCGGCTGCGAGGGCGAATGCAAGGTGCTCGGGCCACGAGCGCTGCGACGCTGTCATGAGACTGAACAGCAGGCCCGCGATAGACGCATCGCCCGCACCCACCGTATCCGCCACCTCGACGCGCGGCGGGCTGGCTTCGAACGTCGTGGTCCCCGTGCCTTCTGCGCCCGGCACGAACAGCGTCGCCTTGTCCGGCCCGCGCGTGACGAGCAGCGTGGCCGCAGGGTTCATCTCGCGCAGCGTCGCGAGGGCGGCGGCTTCGTCGTCGGTCTTGAACAGCAGCCGCAGATCTTCGTCCGATACCTTGATGAGGTCCGCGAGCGCAGCCATTCTGCGCAGCGTCGGCTCGTAGCCATGCTCCATCAGGTTGCGGTAGTTCGGGTCGAAGCTGATCTTCACGCCGCGTGCGTGCAGTTGCGCGGCGAGCGTCGCGAGCGTTTCGCCGAGCGGCTGGCGCACGAGACTGATGCAGCCGAAGTGCGCCCACTTCACCTGCGCCATCCAGCCCTCGGGCAGGCCGGCGGGGTCGAAGGCGAGATCCGCGCTGTTTTCGCCCATGAAGAAGTACGCGGGTGGATGCGTGCGATGCACGATGGCGAGCAGCGGCGGCCGCTCCACGCGCTGCATGAAACGCATGTCGAGACCCGCGACGACGCTCGCGTTCCAGAGTTCGTCGGAGAAGCAGTCGGTGCCGAGCGAACCCGCGCATGCCGTGGGCAGACCCAGCCGCGCGACGGCGCGCGCCACGTTCCAGCCCGCGCCGCCGGGACGCGAGAGCCAGTGCGACTCGTGGTCCTCGCCGGTGCGCACGAGGTCGGTGAGGATGTCGCCCGCGGAAACGAAGACGGGCAGGCCGCTCGCTGCGGTGCCTTGCGGCGCGTGGGTAGGTGCCGGAGTGTTCATCGTGCTGATCCTGTGCGACGGGGCGCGGCGTGCGCCGCGCGAGTGCGGGCCGCTGCGCGGCTTCCGCCGTTCTTGTTCGCGGGCGGCGTTTCGTCCTTCTTCGTTTTGCCGCGGGCCGCGCTTTCCGGGGCGACGTTCGCGCCGGGTTTCGAGCCGACGTTCGAGGGGCTGCCCGAAGTCCGTTGGGACTTGGCGCGCAATGCGGAGGCGCTCTTGCCGTTGTGCTTTCCGTTACCTGCGGCTGTGCCTTTGCCCGTGGCGGGGCGCGCGCGGCCGTTGGCTTCGTTCGCGCCGCCTGTCGCGTCCGTGTCCGCCGACGCTTGCGCCGGCAGCGCATTCAGCACTTCGTAGCACGCGCCCATCGTGTGATAGTCGGTCTTGCCGGCCGGGCTCTTCTCGTCGCTGTATTTGCGGTTGTCGCAGGTGAGGATGCGGTACCACGCGCCGTAGCGGTGATCGACGAAATGCGCCCAGCTATAGCGCCAGATCTCGTCGTACCAGTCCCAGAAGCGTTCGTTGCCGGTGCGCTTGGCGAGCAGCGCGGCGGCCGCGAAGGTTTCCGCCTGCACCCAGAAATATTTGTCGTGATCGCAGACGGTGCCGTCGGGGCCGAAGCCGTAATAGAGGCCGCCGTGGTTGTCGTCCCAGGCGTGCGCCATGGCGGCGTCGAAGAGCTCGATGGCGCGCGGCGCGAGCCACGGCAACGGACGGTGCCGCTCGAGAATCAGCAGCAGCTTGGCCCACTCGGTCTGATGCCCCGGCTGAAAGCCCCAGGGGCGGAAGATGTTCGAGCTGTCTTCCTCGTTGTAATGCCAGTCCACAGACCAGTCCGCGTGAAAGTGCTCCCACACGAGGCCGTGCGAGAGCTTCGCCTGGCGCAGCGTGATGTTCGACGCCACGCGCTCGGCGCGGTCCAGGTAGACGAGGTGGCCGGTGGCTTCGTACGCGGTGAGCAGCGCCTCGGTGGTGTGCATGTTCGCGTTCTGGCCGCGGTAGCTCGACACGCGCCAGTCGGGCGTGGCTTCGTCGGCGTAGAGGCCGGCGGCGCCGTCCCAGAAGCGGCGCTCCATGAGCTCGAAGGTGGCGCCGATCATCGGCCGCGCTTCTTCGATGCCGGCCATCGCCGCGTGCGCGCAGGCGAGCAGCACGAAGGCGAGACCGTAGCAGTGGCGCGTGCCGTCCAGCGTGCGGCGGTGGCCGTCGCGCCACTTGATTTCCCAGTCGTAGCCTTCGTGCTGTGCGTCCCAGTGGGCGTCGCGCAGAAAGCGCAGGCCGTGGCGCGCGTAGTCGAGGTGGAGCGGGTCGCCGAACTGGCGGTACGCCATCGCGTAATTGAAGACGAAGCGGCAACTGCTCACGAGGTGCCGCGAACTCGCGTTGTAGACCGAGCCGTCGTCGCGGAAATAGTGGAAGAAGCCGCCGCTTTCGTCGAACACGTTCGGCGCGTAGAAGCGCAGCGTGTCTTCGATGTGCGAGAGCAGGAAGCGGCGGTCGCGAAAGCTTTCGACGGGCGGCACACCGGCCGGCGTGGTTGCCGCCCCTGCTGCCGGTGCGAGCGGAGCGTGCGGCGCCCGCGCGGCTGCGGCCGGCTTCGTTGTGCCCGTGCCGGGCGATCGTGGTTGCGTCATGGCTGTCTCCCCAAGGTGCTGGCGCGGGTTATCAGTTGAACGGGCAGGCGGATTTCGGTTTCGCCGGGCGCATCTTCGAGCAGCAGTGCCACGCCGCGGCGCCCCAGCGCTTCCTTGTCCACGGCGACCGTGGTGAGCGGCGGGCTGGCGTGCGCGGCGCCCGGAATGTCGTCGAAGCCGACGATGGCGATGTCCTCCGGCACGCGCAGTCCGTTGGCGAGGCACACGCGCATCGCGGCGAGCGCGGCGGCGTCGTTGTAGGCGAACACGGCGTCGGGCCGCGCGGACTCGCCCGCATCGAGCAGCCGCTGCATGGCGAGCGAGGCGCCGGCATCGGGATCGAGCCCGGCGTCGATGTTCACTTCAAGCGACGGATCGAAGAGCAGCCCCGCCTCGAAGAACGCGCGCCGGTAGCCGAGCGCGCGCTGCGCGATGCTGAAGTGCGCGAGCGACCCGCCGATGAACGCGATGCGCTTGTGGCCCTGCGTGAACAGATGGCGCATGGCGAGCCCGGCGCCCGCGGCGTTGTCGAGATTCACCGAGCGCAGCCCGGGTGCCCAGAGATCGATCAGCACGAGCGGGCGCTGCATGGCAGTGAGGGTGGCAAGCGTTTCGGGCTCGACGAAGCCGGCTACCGCGATGGCGTCCGGCGCATGCAGGCGGAGTTGCTGCACGACGTCTTCGGTGGGGCCCGCGGTGAGCAGCGACGGCACGATGCCGCGCTCGCGGCAGGCGTCTTCCACGCCGTGCAGCACGTGCGAAAAGAAGGGGGTCGCGGCGAAGTTGTTGTGCTGGCGGTGCAGCAGAAAGGTGAGCCGGCGGATGCGCGGGCGCAATTGAGCCGGGTCGTAGCCGAGACTGCGCGCGACCTCGATCACGCGGGTGCGCGTGGCGTCGGAGAGGCCGGGCTGGTTCTTCAGGGCTCGCGAAACGGTGCCGATCGACACGCTGGCCGCGCGAGCGACATCGCGAATGGTTGTCCCCATGAGTTCGTGGCGGCAGCGCGAGAGGCTTGACCGCAGGCGTTTTGAGTTCGGACGATTGTATAGTAAAAGGCCGCTTCAGAAGCCCTGTTTAGCCACGTGAGATACGCGTAAATACCCGTAGAAAAAGGGCTGAAAGCTGTTTCTTTTTGTTTACTAAAAAATGCTAAACAGGCGTGGGAACCTGGGTGAAAGAGGCCGGACCCGCGACGTTGAGGCAAATTGATGAGCCGGGACAATGCGCCTCGGGGATGAGGCGTTCAGAGGGGAGGTCGGTAAGCGGAGAAAGCGAGGGGGCGCAGCGTTGTCGACGCGATTCGGTGCGCGTACCCCGGATGGTGGCTTCGGAACCGCAGACGCGGTCCCGCCGGGATAAGAGCGCGTGGCTTGGAGACATGGCCCAGCCGAAGGCCTAAGCCGCGCGCCTCACCGCGCCGTCGAATTCTCGCAAGAGGCCCGGGCGGCGCTGCGCGACGCGGCGTGCGAACCGCCCGCGTCCGCCGGCTTGCCTCGCGCGCCGCCTTCGGCAGCATGCGGCGTCTCGGGGCGTCCGCGCAGTTGCGCCGCGCTCTCGCCGGCATCCACCAGCACGAAGCCCGACGACTCGTGCTTCGCCCGGCGTTTGGCAAGCGCGGCCACCGACGCGATCTCGTCGCTGCTGTACTTCGCGCCGCCGCCGGACTCGATGCGCACGCCGCCAATCGCCATCGTGACGAAGCCGAAGAAGGTCGGATTGCCGCGCCGGTCCTCGCCGTGGATGCCGCCTGCCTGCCGGTCGGCGGGCGCGTAGAAGCGCTGCGCGCCTTCGTTGAAGAGGTGGATGGCGCGCATCGCGCGCTCGTGCCAGTCGTCGCTCTGGAACAGGATCAGGAAGTCGTCGCCGCCCACGTGACCAAGGAAGTCGCGCGTCGGGTCGCAGACGTCCGCCAGCACGGCGGCGGCGAACTTCAGCACCTCGTCGCCTTGCCAGTAGCCGTACTGGTCGTTGAACGGCTTGAAGTGGTTCAGATCGACGTAGCAGGCGTAGAAGCCCGCGTCGTGGCTCAACAGGCGCTCGATGTGCGAGCTGATCGGAATGTTGCCGGGCAGGAAGGTGAGCGGATTCGCGTAGCGCGCCGCTTCGATGCGCACCTCCGTGACCGCGCGCACGAGGTTCTCGCCGGTGCCCAGGCCCGCGTAGCGGCCGTTGTCGGTGATCACGAAACCGTCGGCCAGATAGCGCTGGTCGTCGCTCGCGAGCAATTTGGCCATCTGCTCGACCGTCATCGACTTTTCGATCACCACCGGCGACGCGTTCGCAAACTGCAGGCACGGCTTCTTGCCGAACAGCTCGCGGTGATACGGCAACGCGTAGCGGTCCATGAAGGCGCGTCGGTTGATGAGCGCGATGGGCGCGTCGTTTTCCACGACGGCGACTGCGTGCAGGTCGGGCAGCCGGTTGAAGAGTTCGAGCACGTCGTTGTTGGTCGCCTGGCGCGGCAGAGCGGGCGCCTGCACGAGCATGCGCGCCGACGCCATGCTGCCTGAGGGCGACGCCGGCGCGTTGCGCGTGGTCTCGGGAAACACCGCGATATGGCCCGCGCCGATCGCGTTGCGCGCCTCTTCGGCCACGGCCAGCGCGGGCCGCGAGGCGGGCCGCCCGAAGAAGTAACCCTGGCCGCAGCCGATGCCCATGTCGCGCAGCACGATGAGGTCCGCTTCGTTTTCAATGCCTTCGGCCACGAGCCGCGCGCCGCTTGCGTTCGCGAAATGCTGCATGGCGCGCACGGCTTCGAACTTAAGCGGATCGCTGGCAATTTCGTGGATGAAGAAGCGGTCGATCTTCACCACGTCCGGCTGCAGGCGCACCCACAGATTCATGCTCGCGTTCGCGGTGCCGTAGTCGTCGAGGGCGAACTGCGCGCCCATGGAGCGCAGCGACGCGACCACGGGCAGGAAGTCGTTCAGGTCGGCAATCGCGCTCTGCTCAGTGAGTTCGATCACGACGCGGTTCGTATCCAGACCCCGCTGGCGCAGGAGCGCGAAGGCGGGTTCGCCGTTTTCCATCAAGTGGCGGATGGCGGCCGCGCTGAAGTTGAGGAACAGCTTGCCCGTGCAGGCGAAGTGCGCGAAGGCCTCGATGCAGGTGAGGGCGGCGGCCTGCTCGAGCGCCATCGTGCGGCCCTCGGCGGCGGCCTGCGCGAAAAGCCGGAACGGCGACTCCAGCGGCGTGCCGGCCGGGCCGCGAATCAGACCTTCATACCCGACGATGGAGCCGCCGTCGAAGTCGATGATCGGCTGGAACACGGCGGACAACTCGCGCCGCGCGATCAGGTCTTCGATGCACGGTGCAACAGATTGCGATGGCGCGCGAGGTGACATGGACGGACAGCCGGGGCTAACGATGGTCGCCTTAACGGCTGCCAGGGGCGGGAGTTGAATGAATTTTTGGTGACGCGATGCACCGCTGTGGTGCCTGTCGGCCGCGCAGCCTTTATGCGCGGCGCATTGGGGGAGGGCAAGCGTTCGCTAGTTTTTTCCGAGGCGCGGTGGGGTTCGTTCGTTCGCGGCTCGGGCAAGACAGCGCATGACCATCCGGCCAGGCAGACGCGAGGCGGCATTTTGCGTGGAATAGCGGGACGCCGCGCAGGGCGGCCAGCGGTTAACACGCCCGAGGAATCCGCCCGGGGACCCCCTCAAGGAATGCCATGAACGCCTTATTTGTTGCTGGAAGCCGCTTCGCGACGGCCCAGGGTCGCGGGATCGCGCGCGGGCCGTGGAGCGGCACGCGACTCGTCGCCCGTCTGGGTTTCCGTCCGCCGTGCGCCCCAGCGCTGCGCGAGCGCCGCGCACACCATCAACTGGATCTGGTGGAACAACATGAGCGGCAGCACCACCGCGCCCACGGCGTTGGAGGCGAAGATCACCTTGGCCATCGGCACACCGGCGGCAAGGCTTTTCTTCGATCCGCAGAAGATGATCGTGATCTGGTCCGGCCGGGAGAAGCCAAGCCGCTTGCTGGTGAACATCGTGACGGCGAGCGCAAGCGCGAGCAGCACCGCGTTCACCACCACGAGTCCGGCCAGTGCGCCCACCGAAAGGTGATGCCACAGGCCCTCGTTCACCGCCTCGCTGAACGCGCCGTAGACGACGAGCAGGATCGACCCCTGATCGACGAACTTGAGTACGCCGCGGTTGCGCTCGATCCAGCCGCCGATCACGGGACGCAGCGCCTGCCCGGCCAGAAACGGCACCAGCAGTTGCAGCACGATGTTGCCCACCGTGTGCCACGCCGACGTGCCGCCGGCCGCCTGGTTCGTAACGAGCAGACTCACCAGCGCCGGGGTGACGAAGATGCCGATCAGGCTGGAAGCCGAGGCGCTGCACACGGCCGCCGGCACGTTGCCTTTGGCAATCGACGTGAACGCAATGGAGGACTGCACGGTGGACGGCAGCGTGCAGAGAAACAGGACGCCGGCATAAAGCGCAGGCGTGACAAGTGGCGAAAGGAGCGGCTTAAGCGCGACGCCGAGGAGCGGGAACAGGACGAAAGTGCTCGCGAGTACGAGCAGATGCAGGCGCCAGTGCGTGGCTCCCGCCACGATCGCTTCGCGCGATAGCTTGGCGCCGTGCAGGAAAAACAGCAGTCCCACCGCAATGTTGGTGAGCCAGTTGAACGGCGTCGAGGCTTCGCCGTGCACGGGCAGAAGACTCGCAAGAATCACCGTACCGACGAGGCACAGCGTGAAGTTGTCGGGAAGGAATTTTGGACGGGCCATCGGAATCTCGGGGCGCGCGGCAACGCAGAAACGGCTGCCGCGGCTACGCGTTGCGGCGGTGCAGTATGAAAGCGGAATTCACTATTGTCGGTGCGTTTCGATTAAAAAAGCAAATTCATTTCCGGAATTCATTAATGAACGGTGTGCATGGAACGTGCCTGTCGTGACGGGTTTCGGCGTGCGGCGTGTGATGTGTTTCAACAACGCTTGGACGCGCTTGAGTGCGTGCGTCGCAGCGCGCTCACGGGCGCCAAATGGCGCGCAAAAAGGGCGCAAAAGGCGCAAAAATCGTGCAGTAACACGTGGTTACATCCCTGCCTGGGGCATAACACTTTTTGGCTCGACACCTCTTACGCCGCCCCCATAAATTACTGCTCAAAGGTCGCGAGGCGCGTCCGGCGGAAACAGTTACTCACCGCGCATAGCGCCTCGAACAGGTCCGACTCACCCGGTACGCGGCCGCGGGGACGATGGTCGGGCGAGGCAGGCAAGACATGTACGCAGGGCTGGCAAGAACGGGACGATGGATGGCGGGCGCGCTGCTGGCCGCCGCGGTCGCGTTCGCGCATGCCAGGCCCGAAGGCGGCGGTCCGCCGCACGGCTCGCATGCATTCGGCGGCGGCTTCGGCGCCCGAATTGCCGCTGCGCCGCGTGGCGGTGGTCGCGAAGGCGGCGCCCCGCGGGCGCACCCCGGCCGCAGCGGCAATCGTGGCGTGGCGCCCCTGCGCGTCGCCGGTCCCGACGTCTACCGGCCGGGTAATGGGGGCAACGTCCCATACCCCGGCGCCATCACGCCGATTAGTACCGAAGCCCGGCCCGTACCTCATCCGCCTGCGAATTCGCCCGTGCGGGCGGGTTCCATCCGCGAAGACGTCGCCCGCTATAACGAGGAGCGCAGTACGTACCGGCCGCTTCCGCGTCAGGCTGAAGAAGGGCCGCGTCAGCCGATGCCCTCTCCGTATCGCAACTAGCGAACTTCCGTCGTTTTCCGCTGTTCCCCTTCCGTTGTTCGCGCGGCTGTCCAGGCCGCGCGGAACTGACGCGTCATTACCACACTTTTTTGAAAATTCCCTGCGCCGGAACGCTCCGGGCAATCCAATCCCTGACAATTCCGCGCCCTATGTGGCGTGGCGTATCGCGTCCGGGTGAGCGTTGGCTCGCCCAGCCCGCGCCGCGCCCAGTAAGGGTTCGCGGGGTGGTCCAGCCGTCATGCATTGCCGCTTGGCGGTGAGCGTCGAAGGACTAGCAGCCCGGGGCACGCCAAAACTAATCCGGCACGTATACCGGCAATAAGTCGCGGTATTTCTGTTCATAAAAATGGTCCGCAAAGATGGTCCCGCCTGCATTTGGCCCGGTGCCCCAACGGACTCACAACAAACGGCTTGCGCGAGCAACTCGCCCCGCCCAGCCATGACAGCCTTTTTGGCCTTTCAGGCCCTTTGACAAAGACAGGAGATTCTATGAAGACAACCGTCAGCCGTGCGCTGAACACCACGCTCAAAGCGGGCGCCGTCGTCGCATTGCTGGCTTGCGCATCGTCGGCATTCGCGCAATCCAGCGTGCAGCTTTACGGCCAGGTCGACGAATGGGTGGGCGCCACGAAATTTCCCGGCAGTCAGCGCGCCTGGAACGTGTCGGGCGGCGGCATGTCGACGTCCTACTGGGGGCTGAAGGGCGCCGAGGACCTGGGCGGCGGCTACAAGGCGGTCTTTGCGCTGGAAAGCTTCTTCCGCGCGCAGAACGGCCAGTACGGGCGCTTCCAGGGCGACACGTTCTTCGCCCGCAACTCGTACGTCGGCATCGAGTCGCCTTACGGCACCGTCACGGCAGGCCGTCTCACGACGCATCTGTTCGTTTCGACGATTCTGTTCAACCCGTTCATCGACTCGTACACCTTCTCGCCGATGGTGTATCACGTATTCCTCGGCCTGGGCACGTTCCCGACCTACACCACGGACCAGGGTGTAGTGGGTGATTCGGGCTGGAACAACGCCGTGCAGTACGCAACGCCGGACTTCAACGGTCTTTCGGGCGCCGCCATGTACGCGCTCGGCAACAGCGCCGACCACAACGGCTCGAAGAAGTGGAGCGGTCAGGTGCTGTACTTCCACGGCCCGTTCGCGGCGACCGCGGTCTATCAGTATGTGAACTTCAACGACAGCCCCACCGACCTGAACAGCCTCGTCACGGGGCTGAAGAGCCAGAGCGTCGCGCAGCTCGGTGTCTCGTACGACCTCAAGTACGTGAAGCTGTTCGGTCAGTACATGTACACGAAGAACGACCAGAACGTGGGCAGCTGGCATGTGAACACGGCGCAGGGCGGCGTGAGCGCGCCGCTCGGCACGGGCACGGCGATGGCGTCGTACGCATACTCGCGCGACGGCGGCGGCCTCGACCAGACGCGCCAGACGTGGGCCGTGGGCTACGACTATCCGCTCTCGAAGCGCACCGACGTGTACGCCGCCTACATGTACGACCACATCAGCAACCAGTCGTCGGGGGACACCTTCGGCGTCGGCATGCGCGCGAAGTTTTGATTGCGCCGGCGGGCGCGTTGGTTGTGCCGGTGGGCGGGCTAGGCGCGGCGGGCAGCGGCACCGCCTCGCCGATCGGCACGGCATCTGTGCCGACGCGCACGCTGTGCGACGATCTCGCGCGCGGGGCCGCGAACGGCTACGCTGGCTGCTACGCGAATGTGCGTCGCCCGGTTCGCCCAGTTGGCACCGCCCGTCGCGGTTCGCGTGGATGGGCGCTGCTTCTTCCGCCTGCCTCTTCCTCCAGGCGTCCCCCGCCACGTTGCATCTGTTCGCCGATGCCGGCGCGCCTCGCGCGCTCACCTGTACCGCTCTCA
It encodes the following:
- a CDS encoding ion channel, with product MADDTCGEARSDSDNEPCPVKPGKDSGDDANERRAKRWRDGRRVAFGSRVVIAHGLPLPFWQDFYHRALTVSWPMFFGALAAFFLLLNTGFAVLYELNGPGIANQNPAGFAGAFFFSVETLATVGYGDMHPSTVYAHLVATLEIFCGMSGIALATGLVFARFSRPRAKIMFTRYAIVRELEGRTTLMVRAANARQNVIAEASAKLRLLRRETMPEGYTLQRIYDLKLIRDQHPIFLLGWNLMHVIDETSPLYGETVESLVRQNASLLIMIEGSDESTSQTMQARHAWDARDIRWNHRYVDLISEVDGVSHIDYARFHDVVPLGVHDVAPADQA
- a CDS encoding carbohydrate kinase family protein, producing the protein MNTPAPTHAPQGTAASGLPVFVSAGDILTDLVRTGEDHESHWLSRPGGAGWNVARAVARLGLPTACAGSLGTDCFSDELWNASVVAGLDMRFMQRVERPPLLAIVHRTHPPAYFFMGENSADLAFDPAGLPEGWMAQVKWAHFGCISLVRQPLGETLATLAAQLHARGVKISFDPNYRNLMEHGYEPTLRRMAALADLIKVSDEDLRLLFKTDDEAAALATLREMNPAATLLVTRGPDKATLFVPGAEGTGTTTFEASPPRVEVADTVGAGDASIAGLLFSLMTASQRSWPEHLAFALAAGAAACRHKGAHSPSLDEVVSLLER
- a CDS encoding AGE family epimerase/isomerase is translated as MTQPRSPGTGTTKPAAAARAPHAPLAPAAGAATTPAGVPPVESFRDRRFLLSHIEDTLRFYAPNVFDESGGFFHYFRDDGSVYNASSRHLVSSCRFVFNYAMAYRQFGDPLHLDYARHGLRFLRDAHWDAQHEGYDWEIKWRDGHRRTLDGTRHCYGLAFVLLACAHAAMAGIEEARPMIGATFELMERRFWDGAAGLYADEATPDWRVSSYRGQNANMHTTEALLTAYEATGHLVYLDRAERVASNITLRQAKLSHGLVWEHFHADWSVDWHYNEEDSSNIFRPWGFQPGHQTEWAKLLLILERHRPLPWLAPRAIELFDAAMAHAWDDNHGGLYYGFGPDGTVCDHDKYFWVQAETFAAAALLAKRTGNERFWDWYDEIWRYSWAHFVDHRYGAWYRILTCDNRKYSDEKSPAGKTDYHTMGACYEVLNALPAQASADTDATGGANEANGRARPATGKGTAAGNGKHNGKSASALRAKSQRTSGSPSNVGSKPGANVAPESAARGKTKKDETPPANKNGGSRAAARTRAAHAAPRRTGSAR
- a CDS encoding LacI family DNA-binding transcriptional regulator, with translation MGTTIRDVARAASVSIGTVSRALKNQPGLSDATRTRVIEVARSLGYDPAQLRPRIRRLTFLLHRQHNNFAATPFFSHVLHGVEDACRERGIVPSLLTAGPTEDVVQQLRLHAPDAIAVAGFVEPETLATLTAMQRPLVLIDLWAPGLRSVNLDNAAGAGLAMRHLFTQGHKRIAFIGGSLAHFSIAQRALGYRRAFFEAGLLFDPSLEVNIDAGLDPDAGASLAMQRLLDAGESARPDAVFAYNDAAALAAMRVCLANGLRVPEDIAIVGFDDIPGAAHASPPLTTVAVDKEALGRRGVALLLEDAPGETEIRLPVQLITRASTLGRQP
- a CDS encoding EAL domain-containing protein, with the protein product MSPRAPSQSVAPCIEDLIARRELSAVFQPIIDFDGGSIVGYEGLIRGPAGTPLESPFRLFAQAAAEGRTMALEQAAALTCIEAFAHFACTGKLFLNFSAAAIRHLMENGEPAFALLRQRGLDTNRVVIELTEQSAIADLNDFLPVVASLRSMGAQFALDDYGTANASMNLWVRLQPDVVKIDRFFIHEIASDPLKFEAVRAMQHFANASGARLVAEGIENEADLIVLRDMGIGCGQGYFFGRPASRPALAVAEEARNAIGAGHIAVFPETTRNAPASPSGSMASARMLVQAPALPRQATNNDVLELFNRLPDLHAVAVVENDAPIALINRRAFMDRYALPYHRELFGKKPCLQFANASPVVIEKSMTVEQMAKLLASDDQRYLADGFVITDNGRYAGLGTGENLVRAVTEVRIEAARYANPLTFLPGNIPISSHIERLLSHDAGFYACYVDLNHFKPFNDQYGYWQGDEVLKFAAAVLADVCDPTRDFLGHVGGDDFLILFQSDDWHERAMRAIHLFNEGAQRFYAPADRQAGGIHGEDRRGNPTFFGFVTMAIGGVRIESGGGAKYSSDEIASVAALAKRRAKHESSGFVLVDAGESAAQLRGRPETPHAAEGGARGKPADAGGSHAASRSAARASCENSTAR
- a CDS encoding bile acid:sodium symporter family protein; amino-acid sequence: MARPKFLPDNFTLCLVGTVILASLLPVHGEASTPFNWLTNIAVGLLFFLHGAKLSREAIVAGATHWRLHLLVLASTFVLFPLLGVALKPLLSPLVTPALYAGVLFLCTLPSTVQSSIAFTSIAKGNVPAAVCSASASSLIGIFVTPALVSLLVTNQAAGGTSAWHTVGNIVLQLLVPFLAGQALRPVIGGWIERNRGVLKFVDQGSILLVVYGAFSEAVNEGLWHHLSVGALAGLVVVNAVLLALALAVTMFTSKRLGFSRPDQITIIFCGSKKSLAAGVPMAKVIFASNAVGAVVLPLMLFHQIQLMVCAALAQRWGARRTETQTGDESRAAPRPARDPATLGRREAASSNK
- a CDS encoding porin, whose protein sequence is MKTTVSRALNTTLKAGAVVALLACASSAFAQSSVQLYGQVDEWVGATKFPGSQRAWNVSGGGMSTSYWGLKGAEDLGGGYKAVFALESFFRAQNGQYGRFQGDTFFARNSYVGIESPYGTVTAGRLTTHLFVSTILFNPFIDSYTFSPMVYHVFLGLGTFPTYTTDQGVVGDSGWNNAVQYATPDFNGLSGAAMYALGNSADHNGSKKWSGQVLYFHGPFAATAVYQYVNFNDSPTDLNSLVTGLKSQSVAQLGVSYDLKYVKLFGQYMYTKNDQNVGSWHVNTAQGGVSAPLGTGTAMASYAYSRDGGGLDQTRQTWAVGYDYPLSKRTDVYAAYMYDHISNQSSGDTFGVGMRAKF